In Harpia harpyja isolate bHarHar1 chromosome W, bHarHar1 primary haplotype, whole genome shotgun sequence, the sequence AAATATTGGCGAAAAGTGGTGGCCCTCTTTGATAGGAGCTAAACAACAGCAATTGTTTGTAGAAAACCTTCTGATTAGTGCGAACTTGCCCCTTCAGGAATtagatttaatgttttccttgaCCCCGGTTGAGGTAaccaatattttccatttaaaagattGTCGATACCTCCGATCACAATTACAACCCTATAATGGCATAGGGGCAATATTTTTTGGGGACACTGTTTtactaaggaaggagaaagagcaaccAGGGTCATACTTTATGGGATGGCAGAACATAATAGGGTTGTCCTTATGGCCTGACATTGATGCTGCAAGTTTGGATGTAAATACTGCAGGGGGAAAATTGTTGCCCCCAGGAGTGTTTTTGATTTGCGGAGATAGGGCATGGAATGGTATACCATATAAGCCTGTAGGAGGACCATGTTACTTGGGTAAGTTGACAATGTTTACACCCTCCATGAGACAATTGACTAGTAACACCAGAGcacgcagggaaaagagaggagttaaaaattttgatgaaaactgtAAAGATGAGGTGGAATTTTTGTCCATGGCGAAGTTTGTTGCATTAGCAACGTTTCTTCCTGGTGGAGCAGCAGGAAGAAATTATAGGGAACTAAAAAGATTAGCCTGCTGGTCTGTAAAACAATTCAATTTAACATCATTAATGATATCAGAACTTCTTAACGATGTTGATAGTATCAGGCATGCTGTTCTGCAAAATCGAGCGGCTATAGATTTCTTACTTTTAGCGCAAGGACATGGGTGTGAAgagtttgaaggaatgtgttgcatGAACCTGTCGGGCCATTCTATAAGCATTCACAAACAGTTAAATCAGTTACGGGAGAACCTAAACAAGATTAGATATTATACTGACCCGTTTAGTGAATGGTTAAAATCATTGGGATTTGGACCTtggatacagcaaatattaaagtGGTTGATTTCTTTGGTGGCTCCTATATTTATAATCTTGGTTATTATCCCATGTATGATTCAGTGTTCGCGGATGATGGTGACTAGATCTGTTaatgctctttttaaagaaaaagggggagatgtaggagtcaattatatggaacttagtgactgggtctgaaagtagagtacacgagagcattccagacgcctttagaaggccttgaacagggtaaacaagaagacaaaaaaagaaagttaccaattagaagaacacaggtgcacattccacgataaagggaacttggcacaaacaacctcaattcggcagtttatcttgaccaattcgattgagacaagtttcgcatgttttgattgatataaccaattatgccttatgtttatgcgcgtgtacagagtagtataaccaattatgttttatgtttatgcgcgtggacactgtatgcttgcacgcagcaaccaatcagagcttttgaggaacttagagaattgtataagaatgatctgctatgctcaataaactggcgactttgatcatcatattggtgtgctgtcatcCGTCCctgcatggaatttctctacagaCCTGAGTCACAATTCAACCACATGTATGTCATCATTGACCGATGTATTGGTAGATTTTACAATCATTCTTTTAACACAACTAATGGCAATGCATACTACAGTAATAGAAATGATAATCACTACTATcctgtgatttccttttctcatcccttCATTCTATATTTACCAGATTCCCCTCTGGGACCAACATCTGCACATCTTCAGCCTCCCCACTGTCCTTAACACACTtccttttacattctttttctttccctttccattaaTACTTTCTGCTAATACATTCCATCAGCATCATCCATCAACAGTctacatttttacagttttcatgaTCGCgtcttaaaatgaaaaacaaatcaacataTGCAACTTCGCCCCATTTATCATCTTTCTACAAAACAACATCAATTGTAAAATAGTAGTATAACTCAGCGATCCATTCTCTGGCCATTTTTTCCATCCTCCAATTCATATAAAGGCCACtactgattgcaatattttatcAAAGTTTTACGATTCATATTCCCTCCAGGTGGTTCCCCAATATCTTTCCAATGGGCTAAAATACAGCCCAGAGGACTCTTCTTCACAATTCCTCCCTGTTTATTTCCCATTTTGAAATTTATACAACACATGGACAGGGATTAGGGATCCAACACTTACACTCAGGACTCAAACACTTACACGCACAACTAACAATTATTACAAACACAACAATAGTAGCTACCATTCCCCAAACAAAACATGTCGACATAGATTAATAATCAAAGATTTCCAAATACGCGTATACCAGACATATACGTATATCACATATGCACGTGTAAACCAAAACCAAACGCCACCCGGCGGGGTTCTCACGAACCGCAACTTATGAGTAGCCCCAAATGAATATACCAGAACCAAATACAAATGCACAAACAACGAACCGTACTAACCAGATGATCAATACAAATCATACATGCAGATGTATGCCACCCAGCGGGGTTCCCACGAACCGTGACTTATGAGTAGCTCCAAATGACCAGtcccaaaaaccaaaaaggaatgCCTTTTTCTTACCAGTGGTCCTTGTCTGTCCCCACACAGATCCGCCAAATTGGGAAGTCCCTCCAGAGAAGTCTCTGGGGCCAGCCAAGGGAGTCTCTGACTCAGGGGTTCCTGCAGCCAGACAGAGagggtcccatctgggtcgccaaaactgaaacaaaaatccaTGGATACTTCTCCTTCAAGTCCGAATCTCCCCATAGGGGAAACAGAGTTTTCAGAGAGTTCCCTGAAATAAAACTCAATAGCAACAAGGTTACTATTAAGCAGGCATCCTTTAttacagcactgggcagcactggggatgaGTCCACCACGAGTGCTCCAACGACTTGGAAAACTTTAGGAGGTTATATACATTAAGGTAATACATAATCGTAGAATTTCCTGGAATTTATTTACATAAACATGAGATTTCCAAgaactcattaatatatgtaaatgtctATTCCCACATGCGCAGTTGTCCTTTTTGGTGGTCTTTGggggtcctctggtggtcttcgatagtcttcctcacttgtccgctagtTGACCTCTTCctctgattctgcgcagtggcaCATTTCATATGTTTGGATAGCTTATCCTAAAGAATGTTCGTTTAGCAACTCTGCTATCTACTCTTCCTTAATCAACATCCCTTTGATGCAAACCATACTGACAAACCAGGCTGATTTATCTGAAAAAAGGCTTAAAGTTATCATCTTCTCAGGGAACAGAAAGGAACATACGTTTGGGTTGAGTGGCTAAGGTATTTACATCATCTCCCTTGTCCTGGGAGTTTGATCCTTTCAGTCCCACAAGCAGGGTTCGATACCcggtgtgcaataagccaatcttacacacagagacgagatatttatttattccatgtctgcgcaaagatgggtgctaggtgataattccacaaagctagcacaccacaTCAAAGAACTACAGCGTATTGAtcctgttacatgattagtaaaaacctgcctaaatttacattcattggttagtagtcaccatctcatctactattggttAGTTACATTTAAATTAGCctcgcttgctatgtaaattagcaagcATGCTCCTTGCAAGTGGTGGTGGGGGCAAGTTTTTCCAGTCTTGAGTTGAGTCGGTGGTTGTGATttccccctgctgcctttccctttcccctagTTATCGCAGTTTTTCTGACTTCATgtttctttggcaatcatccCGCCTTTGGTGCCTTCTGGAGTAgggtgtttcctttttatcagtctttagttcctctTCAAGGGCATAGTCATTAGTAAGGTATGATACAAAGTAATCAGGCCTGCATAGTGAAACTATggagtaatggtcctccttaaaggacaatgcatcatgtttaaccctaaattaaGCAGTATCACCACAGCCTAGGCATTAACTCAAACATATGGCTACAGAGGTGTAAGAGGAATAAAGGCTGAAGCTGTAGTTGAATGCTTTTTCAAGACTAGCAAAGTGTTTAATTTGGTATTAAAATACCACAATTGTATAATGTGGATAGGCAAAAAATATGGGTGAAATAATAGAGCACAGCTGTATAAATATGACAGGGCTGACATGACAGTGCTACTTTACAAATGTATGAATGTCTGTTTGAATAGTTTAATTTTATAGAGGATGGTGCAAACATCTTAGTTAAACTGCTCAAGTGACTAGAGTAGGGATAAGCagtttttaactgtaaaaatgttcttttattcATAAGCTTACACCAAGTAGTCCAGTATTGAATAGAGTAAAAAGTTTTCCAAATGCTTTCTACTCCACTGTTTTgtagtaaataaatatttattttaagtgtgTTTAGTCCTTTCTGGTGTGTGGTCAGTCACTTGGTGGTGCACGCTATCTTTAGTAATAGAACACTAACCTTTTAccgttgttttttttcccagcgcTTTACTTAATCTTGTGGGAAATACTCAAACTGTTTtcaatttttctaaaaaaatttctCCCTTCACCCCAGTGCGGTCCCGGGCGAAGAGGAAGGAGACGGGCCGCTCCCCCAGCCGTGGTGGGCGGGTCGCAGTCCCAGCGTTCTTCGCGGCTACGCATGCTTCCTAGCCCCGCGCCGATGGGGCTCGAGGTGGTCGGCTCCGTTTCACCTCATGAGGTGCCTGGCGGTCCGCTGCTCGTCGGGTGGGCATAGGGAGTGGCGGTGGCCGGCTTCCCGCTTCTGCctgggctgggcagagctgcgCCCTGCCTCGGCGGCCTCGCTCCCTGTGGTGCGGAAGGTGGCGTTTCCCCACGTAGTGTGCCCTCCGCCGGCCTGCCGACAACTAGCTGGGCAGCCTCCGCCAGCGGGAGGCGTGGGCTTTTCCTCATCGCTCCGGGTTGCCTGCGGCGGGGTTGGGGTTTCGGTTTCGGGGTCCGTTGGTGAGGGGACCCCGGGGCCAAGCGTTTCCAATACGATGTTTTTTACTGAGAAGAAGCTAAAGCGGGAGAAGGCTGTCGTAAGACTCTTGGTTCCATTTTTGCGGTAAAGATaacagtatattttttattttttaatgactgaGGACATGGTTAATGAGGGGTTTTGGTGCTGGATGTTGAGACAAAGAATACCCTTACTTCAAGACATAAAATGTTGCTGATGTCTGTAATTTTACATCTCTGCTGCATGTGTGTTTTTCCTTCATCCCTCTCTTTAGTTATGCATACTGACTGTATTTAAATCTTAAATTGGATTAGCTGTTTATGATCCAAATGTTGTTGTAATTAATGAGGGTAATACGAAAActgcttatgcttttttttttttttgtctagcatgacaaatgaatttttttcaactGGATAGTACTATGGTTTGTTTCAAGTTACTAAATACTCTTAGGATATTTCTTTcaactctttctttcctcttagaTACATCTCAGTTCCGAAGTACTCGTTAAGGAGAAGGTCTGTATTTTAGTAGCTTGGGAGGGCTGTTTTCAAACACTTCAATTTATGGTccctgaaataaataatttaattaaacagTGTGAATCCtgattttatgtttgttttgtttaattgtttcttatttttctcaatttccttttggttttaattcagtTTGCTCCTAACTATCTTGGTAAAATCCTACTGATGTATTGCGTGCTTTTGTCCTCTTTCCTCTTCAACCTCCTTCTATCCTCCAACCTCAATAACACCATTATAATTATCTGAcccaaaaatatttgaattatcAGTCCATCACAGATTGTTTTATGCTCGAATCTGCTTTTCCAGGAGATAATGCATTAAAGGTTTGAGCTTGTGTCTTAAAGggtaattttattaaatttttaacgTAAATTAACATCCAATATCAAATAATGGTTTTTTAGGAGATTATAGAATTATAAGGGACTACTGCAATCTTTTGAGTTCTTGCATAAAATGGACAATAGAATTTTATGCATTAAATTCCTATATGTATTCATGTACCCGATAACTTCTTGCAAAATTGGAGCAAAAATTTTGGAGAGTGATAATATTTCTAAATGGTAATTTTATCcattggatttttgttttggtcttACACCATGAGTTGAAAGGCCTCTTAGTGTCAGGTATTTCCCCAAATGCATATTTACAGCTTTGTAAATTACCGacacaagaaaatatttagatCAATGTCAACTGtgcatttattaaaattatttttataattttcttaaatgaaattaaatatatcaacaaaattgcattttgtgGGTATAGGCAGAGACAATGCTTTAATGCTTTATCCCATATAAAAATATGAGAAATCACAACTCTAAGTAGTGTTGTTATATCAACtgttgtgtgcatgtgttttatGTAAACCCAACCTAAATCTTTTCTTCGATAAGTTAACTGTACTGACCACCCATACTCTTTAGTTGGGAAGTTAGCTTTCTAAGCATTCTTGTGTAATACATCTATTTCCCACTTTTCTGTTTTAACGTAAGCACAACTATGCTTTCTGAGATTTATAGGATAGAAAAACCTATTATACTTTATTGCAATATTTTGTAAAcattctgaaaagatttttttcagacaaaaatacagtttctaattttatattaaaaataataatttcagagaTTATTTTGGTGGAACAGAGTTTTGCTTTTTCTAGTCTGATTTCACTCTTGACCTGCAGAACATTTATACTTATGCTGTTGTACCTGGGAACATGACTTGATTTTTCCACAGACAGCGGTCATTTTTGTCTGTAAAAGATGGCAGAGACAGACTGTTTAAAAAGAACAGTTATGCCATAGACGTGGCTCTTGAGTAAGGATAATCTGAAGCCACgtttttgctttctgttctttgttCTTGCTCAAAGACACCCATCCACGTattgtccttgttttccagttGGTATTGATACCTTTATTTCACTCATGGTACATAATTCCCAAAACATATTCatttttggattttattttttttaaagtctgtagtGATACTTTTCCTGTATACTTTATACACATGTTAATAATATCCATAGTAAAGCAGTGTAAGCCTACCACAGAACCGACACAGACCTCTGTTGCTATTTGAATTTATAGGTTTCTGTTTATCTATACCAAGGTCACTAATTGATGGGATGAAATTAAAAAGACATCCCTGAATGTGACTTGTGTACATTTCATTAGGTGGGAATCTTTCAGGCACGCAGTTACAaggaaaaatctgttaaaatggatttctgtatattttaaaatgcgGTTACTTAAAACAGCTGGAAGTGCCCTTTTCTGACTTTATGACATAGGGGTTTATTATCTTTTAATTATTATCTTGTTCCATCTTTGTGCCCTTCTCTTGttttatggtctttttttttttttttttctgcttgctttaaCAGAGCTTCTAAGCCCTAGCTGAAGTTGCTTTTAGCTCAATTATATTTGTTCAGGAATTCATTAAAAAGATGTTGCTTCCTTCTATATTTTTGACTATTCAGTTTTCATGTATGTTTTGTACAGGGTTTGTAGAGCTTTGTGTAGTATCGGTGCTTACTGTTGCCTGGTTTGATTTAGGTATGGAACACACTGTGTTTGGTCTTTCCTGCGTTGGACTGGATGGACTGGATTCAGCAAGCACAGAGGCTCAACTCTGAGGCATAGACCACATTTCTTACAGGAATAAAGCatctgcaatggaaaaaaaaatgtcctaGTCCCGGGGTAAGTTTGACTTTGAATACTGGTGTGCTTTTTAAGGTTATGTTGCTATATCAGCTCTTCCAAGATTGGATTCTTATACAGATTTTAtggtaattttaaataaaatccaaTCTGACGTGATGGTTATAtagaagaaacatttttgaagATATCACCATTTGTTCCTTAAAATGGAATTTATTCAGAAATGTACTGTATGTTGTAAAGTCACCCCCCAGAAAATGACAGTTCCAGTGTTTCAGGAAATACTGTGTCTACATGTTCGTTCAGAAGAGGCACAGTCATGGTTAACAGACTCTAAACTTGACccattttttttcatctgtgtgcAAAGCTCATGTATTATTcatgatttcttctcttttttaaccttttctaaaTGAATGCTTCGGTGAGCTTTTTTTCTATAAAGATCAATGTTAGTAGTCATGTCTTGGGGATAATTCTACAATAAACAGGCACGTAAATAAGCTAgaagaaacattttatattttctggGGCTTATAACCAATGTGTTCAAAATCATTAAATATTATGTATCAACATTGTTAGAAgtattcatttttaaagaaagtctaATACACTCATAAAAAGCCCATTTAGAATAAAAATTTACCTGATACAACTGTAAGAAGGATTATCAGAATTTAACGTATTGCACAGAAATAGTAACCTCTTGGGAAGAATCCATTTTTAGATAGACCACAGTTTCAAAGCCTACATCCTATCTCCCTGGCTCCCCCAAAAGACAGATAGTTGGACAGTTAGAATTGATACTGTCCTTCAAAGTCTGCTTTTCAGTGTGTTTAACATAATGAAGCTAGGGAATACATCATTTATATgaggatttttatttcaaaagtgttCTTTTTAATGTTATTACAGAAATGAGTACTCTGTCTTTATAATCCAGGTATCCTGTAGTTGCTTCTTGTGGGGGGCCTTTTAGACCTTGAATTATTTTTGGAATTTCTTTTGAGGTGTCAAGCAGTTCTTTAAGGACAGGGTAATTATTCACCAAGAAATCACCTTGTACAAGAGGGTTTCATAATAATTACAGAACATAAATAGTTTTAAAGGACTTTTGAGTGATTATTAATGCTAATAACAGTgcctttattttcaaattacagtGGTCaacttttcaaaagtaaaatgacTGGGtttagttaattttctttttttttctgcaaaaagagCTGTTATGAAGGTGATGTGGCACATAGTAGACAAGTCCTAAAAGTAACAGTAGGGTTTGCTACTGGAGCACATACTGAGGAAAAGCATATGTAGTTTTTCTCTGTAAGGAGTTAGTTTTGGTTACTTCTGCTTGACTGAATGGTTGTTGTCTTTGTGTTTATGATAAATAGTGAAGATATTTtagcagttctggttttcttAATGCTTATTCTATGTGCCAGTCTCCAAGATAAACAAGGAGTTGCTCAGAGAGGGGTACCAGGGTGATAATACATATGTTTACAAAGTATGCAAATGAAGTGTTTTGGGATTATAGATTAGAAACTCAGTTTTAACAGTTGTTGCATAGAGAGATTTGGGATTTTTGAGCATCAGTCCTAGGAATCCTCCAAAttgaatcttttttttgttgttgttgttgttacagtGTAAAGGATTTAATTTGATGAATATCATGTATTTAAGCCCAGAAGGAAGCTTGAAACATATTCAGTGTATTATCATAGAcatgtttcaaattattttgtaaaattgaAGATTTCAGAAAGTGGAGTTAGAGCTTTCCATGTTACGAAGGTGCTTGTTCTAATTAAAACAGGACAAGTGTTTTAATTCAGAACTGTAGTGTTCAAGTCAACAAATTAACTTAGCTGAAATCAAAGATTCCTTAGGAATATTAAATGCAAACAttgaattgggttttttttatgctcGGTTGTAGCTGTGATAACAAATGCTTTGtgctaatggatttttttctttaatagttttctttctgttctctgacATTTACAGAACAACTGATGATACAAAGGACAATGCACAGTGTATATCCTGATGACATTTTGTGTGCTGTGACATGGTTTTTGCCATGGCATCTGAGACCGAAAAGGCCCATGCTCTTCTCCAAACTTTCAGCACAGCTTCAGTTATTTCTAGTCTAGGTTTGGGAATATTCTGCTTTGTAGCAGACAGACTTCTGCAGTTTTCCTTCATTCAGCAAAATGACTGGCTCCGAGCCTTCTCTGATAATGCAGTGCATGGTATACTAGGAATGTGGTCCTGGGCAATAGTGATTGGACTCAGGAAGAAAAGTGATTGCACTGAAGTCACTCTGGCTGGCTTCCTTGCCTCTGTCATTGATGTGGACTACTTCTTTCTTGCTGGCTCCCTG encodes:
- the LOC128136286 gene encoding uncharacterized protein LOC128136286 isoform X2, with protein sequence MRCLAVRCSSGGHREWRWPASRFCLGWAELRPASAASLPVVRKVAFPHVVCPPPACRQLAGQPPPAGGVGFSSSLRVACGGVGVSVSGSVGEGTPGPSVSNTMFFTEKKLKREKAVVRLLVPFLRMTNEFFSTG